DNA from Caldisericaceae bacterium:
TAAAAAACTTCTCCATTTCCTTAAGCACTGCATCTAATATTTCAGGGTCAATTTCAAAAATTACAAAACCGCCTTTTTTAAGCATTACATATGATTTTTCAATGAGTTTAGGGTAGAATTTAAATCCGTTTTCACCGCCATCTAGTGCTATGTGTGGTTCATACGGCAGGTTTTTAAGATTTCCAGTTTTAACATAAGGTGGATTTGAAAGAATGAAATCAAAATGATCATTGAATTTTAATTCTTTAAAGTCAGCCTTGAAAATATTAAGTCTGTTAATAACGCCATGCTTTATTGCGTTCATCCTTGTTATTTCGATTGCTTTATCCAAAACATCGACAGCTACGGAAGAAATAGACTCTTTAAAATAGAGAATAGAAATTGCAATAACTCCTGAACCACTCCCTATATCAAGAAAAACACTATTATCTTTTGCTTGCTCTAAGGCAATTTCAACAAGGGTTTCTGTTTCTTGTCTTGGGATAAGCACTCCTTCGTCTATGTAAAAATTAAGACCCATAAACTCTCTGTTCTTTAAGATATAGGGAAGGGGGTATCTTTGTTTCCTTTTTTGGATAATTTCGCTTAAAAAACTTATTTGGGTTTTATCCAGAACCTCTTCCTCTTTTCTATACACATCTTCCTTTGAAGTATTTAAAACATAACTCATAATTAAAAGTGATTCAAGAGCATACGAATCAGAAACTTCTTTAAGACTATTTGAACAATAAAGAAGTGCCTCCGAAACTTTCATTACTCTTTACCAAAATACTCCTCTAACAATTGGTTCTTTTCGTTCTCCATAAGAGCGTTGATTAGCTCATTTAGATTCCCTTCCATAATCTCCTCAAGATTGTAAAGTGACAAGTTTATTCTGTGGTCAGTAACTCTTCCTTGCGGAAAGTTATAGGTTCTAATCCTCTCGTTTCTATTTCCACGGCCAATTTGGGCTCTTCTTGCACTTGTGATTTCTTCTTCCTTCTTTTGCTCGTATAGATCAAGTAACCTTGCTCTTAATATCCTCATTGCCTTGAGTTTATTCTGCAGTTGAGACCTTTCATCTTGACAAGTTACAATAATCCCTGTGGGTTTATGCAAAATTCTAATTGCTGTTGCTACCTTCTGCACATTCTGGCCACCGTGACCGCTTGCATGGTAAATATCAATTCTTAAATCATCTGGATTGATCTCAACTTCAACTTCGTCTCCTTCAGGTAGAACGGAAACTGTAGCAGTAGAAGTATGTATTCTTCCTGATGCTTCTGTTTCGGGAACTCGCTGCACCCTGTGCACACCACTCTCGTATTTTAGGTATTTGTAGACTTCTTTTCCTGAAATTGAAAATATCACCTCTTTAAGTCCACCAAGATCTGTCTCATGAGAATCTAATATTTCGGTTTTAAAACCCATTATATCAGCATAACCAAGATACATCTTGAAAAGGTCTTTAGCAAAGAGCGCAGCTTCTTCGCCTCCAACACCGGCTCGTATTTCCATAATTATATTTTTACCTTCATAAGGGTCTTTTGGAATTAAGAGTAGTTTAATTTTGTTTAAAATTTCTTTCTTTTCATATTGCAACTTTTCAATTTCCTCTTCGGTAAGTTCTCTAAGGCTTTCATCTTCAGCATTTAAAAGTTCTTGTAAGTCTTCAAGTTCTTTTTCAACTTTTTTATACTCAAGATATGTATTAACGATTGGTTCAAGTTCTTTATATTCAATTGAATATTTTTTAAAAAGATCTTGGTTTGCTATTACCGAAGAGTCGGAGAGTAGTTTTGAAAGTTCATCGTATCTTTCAATTGTCTTTTCTAACTTATCTATCATTCTTACCACCCTTTACATAGTGATGGAGTTTGCATCTTGCTTCATAAGTTTCACTAGCACCAATCATAACTACAGGGTCATTATATGAAGCAGGTTCACCATTAATTAGCCTTTGCGTCATTGTTGCATCTTCTCCACACACAGTGCAAATGGCATGAAGTTTAATCACTTCATCTGCAATTGCCATCATAAACGGCATTTGACCAAAAGGCTCTCCTCTAAAATCCATATCAAGCCCTGCAACTACAACCCTTATACCTTCCTTTGCAAGTTTTCTTAACACATCTATAATCTCATTATCAAAAAACTGTGCTTCATCAATGCCAACAACATCGGTATCTTTATCAATTTGATCTAATATTTCTTTAGATCTTGAAATAGGAATTGCTTCGATTTTGTCTCCAGCATGTGAAACAACTTCTACAATAGAATACCTTGTATCAATAGAGGGTTTAAACACTTTTACTTTTTGCTTTGCAATTTTTGCTCTTTTAAGCCTTCTAATAAGTTCCTCGCTTTTGCCCGAAAACATGCACCCGGTGATTACTTCTATTTTGCCAATTTTATTTTTCATCGACCACTATACTCCTTAAAAGTTCTTCATTTGATTTTGTTTGTTTTAACATTTCAAAGAGTCTTTCCAATGCTTCAGCTGGCTCAAGAGAACTAATAAATCTTCTGAGGGTAAGAATTTTTTGATATTCATCACCTTTATACAACAACTCTTCTCTACGTGTTCCTGATTTTTTAATATCGATTGCAGGGAAAATTCTTTCTTCTGCAAGTTCTCTATCAAGGACAATTTCCATATTTCCTGTGCCTTTGAACTCTTCATATATAACTTGGTCAAGTTTTGATCCTGTATCAATCAAAGCAGTTGCAAGAATTGTAAGGCTTCCTCCGTTCAATATGTTTCTTGCTGCTCCAAGGAATTTCTTTGGTCCTCTTATCGCCTGTGGGTCTAATCCTCCTGAAAGAGTCTTACCACTTGAAGTGCTCAACAGGTTGTATGCTCTCGTTAATCTTGTAATACCATCAAGTAGAATCATTACATCCTTACCAACTTCAACGAGTCTTTTAGCCTTCTCAAGAGCCAATTCAACAACTCTAATATGGTTTTCTGGTGGTTGATCAAAAGTAGAGCTTACAACTTCGGCTACGACGCTATTTTTCATATCTGTTACTTCCTCTGGTCGCTCATCTATGAGAAGAATCATCAAATAAATTTCAGGATGGTTTTTCACAACACTTTTTGCGATTTCCTTCATTAGTGTAGTCTTGCCAGCTTTTGGTGCTGAAACAATTAAACCTCTCTGTCCTTTTCCCAAAGGAGCAATCAAATCAACTACACGTAAGGCAAGGTTTCCGTTAGGTGTCTCAAGGACAATTCTCTCTGTTGGATAGTAAGGGGTTAAATTTTCAAAAAGAGGCCTTTTGAAAAACCCACTAACTTTTATGCCGTTAATCGTATCAATATTAACAAGTGCCGGATATCTTTCTCCTTCTTTTTGTGGTTTTTGAACTGGTCCAGAGACAACATCTCCAGTCCTTAAACCAAATTTTCTTATTAGAGGCGGTGCAACGTAAATATCAGTAAATGCTGGAAAATAGTTAGCTCTTAAGAAACCGTAGCCATCAGGATGTGCTTCAAAAAGTCCTTTAAAGTAGAGTTGATTACCAGTTTCTTTCTTTGGTTGTTCTGAAGTGCTTGTATCATAAATCGATTTTTCCAATGTCTCTTTTTCTACAACACGGTCTTCTTTCTCTTTTACTGTAGATTCGTTGTAATCGCTTCCCTTTTTAGAAATTAATTCAAAAATTGCTTGCACAAGTTCGTCTTTTTTATAGTGAGAGTAATTTTTAAGTTTCACAATCTGGGCAACTTTATATAGTTCCCTTGCAGTCATTGCTTTTAAGTCTTCAACAGTCAACCTATAAATTTCTTCCATTTTTTTATTCCTCCGAAAGTTTTAATTTAGCATCGAATTTATTCTTTAAATCGTTTATTAAGTTATCAAACTCTTTTTTGGTTGATTCTAATTTTGAGAAAGTAGATTTTACAAAATCTCTATCTTTGATTAATTTCAGGTTAATTAGAACAACAGAACGTGCTCCACTCATTGCGGTATCGAAAAGACTTATGGCTGTAAAAAAATCGGATGCAATCGAATCTATGCAAACATTACTTGTTTCGGCAATTAAGTTAGAGGATTCATACAATTTTTCTATAAGACTAAAAGGAACAGTTGTAGCCTCTTTTAAGGCTTCTTCAATTGCGTTTCTCCTTAGTTGTTTTTCTTCATCTGTTTGTTTTGGTAACTTATACGCAGCCATAACTCTATCAAAAGATTCTGCATCTAAGGTTGCATTTTCAAGAGAAAAGTTAATGTATTCATCAACAATATTTATAAGTTTATTTATTTTCCCATCGGAATTTTTCTTGTAGCTTACCGAAAGGACCATTTTCAAAAGTGCAAATCCCATAGCAGAAGTAATAGAAGATGCAGCTCCACCACCTGGAGTTGGATCCGAAGAAGATAATTTAGCTAAAAAATCTTTAAGGGTCAAATTCGAATACATAATTCACCTCTCTTATATTAAACGATAAAACAAGAATTTAAAACGAGTTTGAACATTACCAAATATATAATATACATTTTTATCTTTATGTCAAGTAATCAAAATCTTTTTTATAAATTTGTTTTAAAAACTTACCAAAGTTGCAAAACGAACTTTTCATAAAGAATCTAAAATGTGTATAATGCTTTTAGAGAAATGGAAGAATTATTTGAGAAGGTTAAAAAAACTATTCTAAACTTTAAACTTATTGAAAAAAGAGATAGAGTTCTTATTGCAGTCTCAGGTGGAATCGATTCTATGGTTCTTACTACAATACTTTACTCGCTAAAAGACGATTTTGATATCCAAATTGGCATAGGGACATTCAACCACCACATTAGAGATGAAAGTAATTTAGAAGTAGAAATGGTTTGTTCGTATGCAAAAACCCTTAAAATACCTTGCTATAAAGGTGAAGGAAACGTAATGCAATACAGGGAAGCCTATAAAAAAACACTTGAAGAGGCTGCAAGAGATTTGAGATTTCAGTTTCTAAAAGAAATAAAAGAAAAATACAATTACAATAAAATTGCGCTTGCGCATAATTTAAATGATTTTGTAGAAACATTCCTTATGCACTTATTTAAGGGGAGCGGCACAAAGGGACTCACAAGTCTTCTAAGAAACGAGAATGGAATAATACACCCTCTTGTTGAAGTTAAAAGAAGTGAAATTGAAGCATTTGCAAAGAAATATAATTTACCTTATTGTGTTGATTTAACAAATTTTGATCTTTCATATGAAAGGAATAGCATTAGATTCACACTTAGTCCATTAATTTCTTCGCTTTATCCAAATTTTGAAAACCATATACTAAATACTGCTGAGATTCTTCTTGAAGAAAATGATTTTCTTGAAAATATTGCTCAAATAGATCTGAATGCAATAAAAGTTAATAAAGATGAGTATTCTTTAAATTTGTTTAATCTCCTTCCCCTTGCTAATAAAAGAAGGATACTATTTAAATTGTTAGATCCATTCGGGAGTTTTGAAAAAATAGAAAGCCTTATTGATTTTCTTTCAAATGAAAAGTTGCGTAAGATAAATATTGCAAATAACCTTTTCCTCATAAAAAACGGTAAAACATTCTTCTTAACACAAAAAACTCCTTTTACAATAGATAAAATTTACACTCTTGAAATTCCCTCTACAATTTTTATTGAGGAGACAAATCTTAAAATAGAGGCACTCTTTGTAGAAAAAACTGAAATAGACTACTCAAAAAAAGATGTAGTATACTTTGACTTCGATCTTTTAAATTTTCCGCTTTTTCTTAGATTTAGACAAGAAGGAGACTTTGTTGAAATGGATTTTGGAACAAAGAAACTCCAAGATATTTTTGTTGATAAAAAAATAAAATCAAATTTAAGACACAAAACCCCACTTTTAATTGATAGTAAAGGAAGTATTCTTTGGGTTGTGGGGATAGTAAGAAGTAAACACGCAAAGGTAAGTGAAAGCACAAGAAAAGTCCTTGCTCTTAAAGCTATAGCATCAAGTTAAAATTTCTGCTATAATGTTTCTATGCACGAGGATATTGAAGAAATTTTAATAACCCAAGAACAAATCAAAAAAAGAGTAGAAGTGCTTGGAAAACAGATTTCAGAAGAATACAAGGATAAATTTCCTCTCCTTGTATGTATACTGAGAGGGGCCTTTGTTTTCTTAGCAGATTTAGTTAGAGAAATTAACATTCCCTTATCCGTTGACTTTATGGCTATCTCAAGCTATGGAGGAAAGACAGAATCAAGTGGACAGGTTAAAATTCTTAAAGATTTAGATACTCCAATTGAAGGTCGCCATGTGCTTATTATAGAAGATATTGTTGATACAGGTCTTACCATGGACTCTGTGATTCGGCTACTAAAAACAAGAAAACCAAAGAGTATTAAAATTTGCACACTGCTTGACAAAATAGAAAGAAGAATTATCAATGTAAAAGTAGATTATTATGGCTTTAGAATTCCAAATAGCTTCGTAGTTGGTTATGGCCTTGATTACGAAGAAAAATATAGAAATTTACCATACATAGGTATCTTAAAAGAAAAAGTTTACAAGGGAGGTTTAAACGATTAATGACACCGAATAAAAATTCTAAAAACTTTATAGTAAGAGAACTGATAGGTTGGATTATTTTAATAGGAGTTCTTTTTTTAAGTTCTAAGTTCCTTTTTAGCAACAGTGCAAATCAGGTTCAGACAATTCCATATTCGCAGTTTATTAATTATGTAGAGGAAAAACAAATAAATAATGTTGTTATCAAAGTCCAAGATAATTATGTAACTTTAGTGACTGGAGTCTTATCAGATGGACAAATGGTGCAGGCACAACCACTACCATTCCCTACAACACTTGAAGTTGAGCTTCGAAAAAATGGAATTAATTTTAAAGTAGAACAGAGTAGTTCCACTTTTTGGAATTTGGTTTTAAACATTGTCCCATGGATCATTATGATTTTTATCTGGTGGTTTTTGATGCAAAGGATGTTGGGTGGTGCATCAGGATCAAATCAAGCATTCAGTTTTGGCAAAAGTAAAGCAAAGTTATTCCTTGAGAATAGACCTCAAATTACATTTAAAGATGTAGCAGGTGCAGATGAGGTTAAAGAAGAGGTTAAAGAAATTATTGAATTTTTAAAAAACCCACTCAAGTTTTCGAAATTTGGAGCAAAAATTCCCAAAGGGGTTTTGCTTGTTGGTCCTCCAGGTTGTGGAAAAACACTTATTGCTAAGGCGATTGCTGGTGAAGCAGGAGTTCCATTCTTTTCTGTTTCAGGTTCTGAATTTGTTGAAATGTTTGTTGGTGTTGGAGCTTCCAGAGTAAGAGATCTATTTGATCAAGCAAGAAAATTTGCTCCATGTATAGTTTTTATTGATGAAATTGATGCGGTTGGAAGATACAGAGGTGCGGGTATCGGTGGCGGACATGATGAAAGAGAGCAAACATTAAACCAACTTCTTGTTGAGATGGATGGTTTTGATCCTCATACAGGAATTATAATTGTAGCAGCTACGAACAGACCTGATATTCTTGACCCTGCACTCTTAAGGCCAGGAAGATTCGATAGAAGAATCGTTGTTGGTTTACCTGATACAAAGGAAAGAGAAGAAATCCTTAAACTACATGCAAAAGGAAAACCTCTTTCAAATGATGTTAATTTAACTGCAATTGCTCAGCAATCAGCAGGTTTTACCGGTGCAGATCTTGAAAACCTTTTGAATGAAGCTGCACTTTTAGCCGTAAGAAAAGGTTCTGAAAAAATTACACAAAAGGAAATCGAAGAGGCAATTGATAAAATTATCGCTGGTCCAGAAAAGAAATCCTTGGTATTATCAGATGAAGAAAAAGAAATTGTTTGCTATCATGAAACTGGGCACGCGATTGTCACTACTGCACTACCCTCAGGAGACGTAGTTCACAGGATTTCTGTAGTTTCAAGAGGGCTTGCTTTAGGGTACAATGTTCAATTACCAGAAAAAGATAAATATTTACAGAAAAAGAGTGAACTAATAAATAAAATAGCTGCACTATTAGGTGGTAGAGCAGCGGAGGAAATTTTCATTGGAGAAGTTTCAACTGGGGCTGCAAACGACCTTGAGAGAGCAACAGATATTGCAAGAAAAATGGTTAGAGCATTTGGAATGTCAGAGAAGCTTGGTCCTATAACCTTTGGAAAGCAGCAGGAATTGATTTTCCTTGGGAAAGAACTTGGGGAAGAAAGAAACTACAGTGAAAAAACGGCAGACCTAATAGATGCTGAAGTAAAACATTTTGTTGAATACGCATATGATAAAGCAAAAAAGTTTATTGAAATCAATAGAAATCTTGTTGAAGAAATAGTTTCTGCTTTAAAGATAAAAGAAACTCTCCAAGGGGATGAACTCAAAAACTACCTCTCAAGAGTTAAAAGAGAAGAACAGATTAATACTGAGAGCATTTAAAAAACTCTCTAAAAGCTTCGGTAAACAAAATTGGTGGCCAGCTGATACTCCTTTTGAGGTAATTGTTGGGGCAATACTTACTCAGCAAACTTCTTGGAAAAACGTTGAAAAGGCAATTGAAAAACTGAAAAAAGAGAATTTACTTGAGGCAAATAAACTTTTTAAAGTTGATGCAGAAAATTTAAAGACCTTTATAAAAGAAGTCGGTTTTTATAATGTAAAAGCACTAAGATTAAAGGCTTTTCTTAACTACTTCAATGAATTTTACGACTTGGATTTAGAAAAAATGAAAAAAAGAGATCTTATAGATTTAAGAAACGAACTTCTAAAAGTTAATGGTATCGGAAGAGAAACTGCAGATTCTATTCTTCTCTATGCACTCGATAAACCTATATTCGTTGTAGATGCCTATACAAAAAGATTTTCGTATAGATTTGGTATAATTGAAAATACTAATTTAGCATACGATAAAATAAGGGAAATATTTGAAAACGCTTTAAAAGAAAATTCTTTGGAAAGCACTTTGGAAAATAACAAAGAGATGCATGCTTTAATTGTAGAGCTATCAAAGAGGTATTGTAAAAAAGTATCAAATTGTAGTGCTTGTGTTTTGAATAAAGAATGTCCAAAGAAAGGAAGTGTATATGAGTTTAGTTAAAGTAGTAGAAGTAAATAGTTATAAAAAAGAGATTATTGAGAACGGTTTATTAGAATTGTTGAACTTTACCGACTTAAAAACGTTAAAAATTAATACAGTCAGTGTAGTCTTTGATTTCCCTCCACCGGATGCATCAGTCTTATTAGCTCTAAATAACATTCTTAAAGATAACGGAGTAAATAAAGTCATTTTTGGAGCATCAAATTTTAATAGCGATGCTTTTCAAGAAATTTATAAGAAACTTTTGGATCATGGAATAGAACTCCATAATTTTAGAGATGAGCCTTATATTGAGTTTGAAATTGGAAATATAACTAAACAGAACGATCACATAAGAGGATACCCTCTACTTTACCCTGAAAAGGCAAAGGAAGAAAAAGTTTTAAGCAGAGTTAATCTAGGTAAACCTCGAACTTTTAAAAAAGTTCTTTTGCCTTACAATATTGCAGAGTCAGATTACGTAATCCCAGTTATTAAATTAAAGGATTCTCCTATTTCAAAAATCGGTGGTTTTGTTAACGCCCTTCTCTACTTTATACCAACAAACCTTAGAAGCAATGTTTTTATTAAGGCTCTTTCTGGACAGTTTGAAGATTCACTATTAGATATTTTTAGCGCATTTAAAAGTAAGGTGTTATTTGGTATTGTAGATGGTATTCAAGGCGAACTTACAGGAAGTGAGCTTGACAAATTTAATGTATTAATGGCCTCTTCTGATTTACTTTCTTTAGATGCAGTTATTTCTGTTATTATTGGATTCCGTTCTTCAGAAATTACTACAAATAAACTTGGTTCATTATACGATCTCGGGGACGGGCTTCTAAAAGATATTGTTATTGATGGAGTTGATTTTGAAAAGATAAGAAAAGAACTTGTAAACAGATTAAAATTTTCAAATGCATTTAAGAAAAACAGAGTCCCCAAAATTGTTAAAAACGATGATACAATCTCATCAATTGAGACTCTTTGTCCAACAGGAGCAATTTATAAAGACAAATCAGGGTATTCAATAGACAAATTTAAGTGTATAAAATGCAATTTCTGTGTTGAAATAGCTCAAAAGTATTTCAATTTTTAAATTAATGATAGAAGACCAAAAAGAAAATACCTGCTAAGATTAATTCAACTATCGTTATTGGAGCAACCTTAGTAATGTAGTCCTTCCATGTAACTTCAATGCCAGCACTTTTAAGGATAGAAAGTCCAACAACGTTTGCGGAAGCACCAATCGGGGTCATACTACCTCCCACATCGGTTCCAAACGCTGTGATTAATGCCATACTCACAACACTCAAAGATACTTTACTCGCAAGTGATTTAATTAAAGGAACCATTGAAGCAGCAAAAGGCACGTTGTCTATAAAAGCGGATAAAAATGAGGAGGAAAAAAGCAAAACAACCTTTGTTAAAATAATACTTCCTTTGGTAAATTTAATAACTGCGCCTGCAAGTATGTGAATTACACCCGTCACTTCAAGGGACCCTACAATAACAAATAAAGTGATAAAGAAAATAAGAACTTCCCAATCTATGTTTTCCCAAATATCTTCCACTCTATGCCCATTTAAAAAAAGTAATAGAGCTGCACCTATAATACCTACATTTCCAACTGGAATGCCAAATTTGTTATGTGTAAAAAGAAGAACCACTACAAGAGCAAAAACAATTATTCCAGTTAAGAACATGTAATAATCTTTTATCTGTTTAGATGGTTCTAAGTTATTGATATACTCGGCATCAAGAACTTTTGCTTTTTTTAATCTGCTCATGTTTACAAAAGTAAATAGAAAACCATTGAGAATAAGTAATAGAAATACAAGTGGAGTTAGATTTGCTAAAAATTGTGCAAGAGAAATACCAAGACCTGTCCCAATAATTATATTTGGCGGATCGCCCATCAAGGTTGAGGAACCACCAAGATTTGATGCCGTTATTTGTGAAAGCACAAAAGGGACTGGATCCGTATCAAGTTTTTCAGAAATACTGATTGACAAAGTCGCCATAAAAAGCATAACTGAAATGCTATCCATAAAAGCAGCTAAAATGCCTGTAAAAAATGAAAGAGAAAAGAATATTAAAAATGGATTCCCTCTTGTCATCTTAACTATGTAAGTGCTTACGAAGTCAAAAAACCCACCCTTAACAAGAACATGCACAATTATAAACATGCCGAGAATTAAACCCATTGCATCCCAGTTAACCAACGACACAACTTGAGTTTCTTTAACAATTCCTAAGATAAAAAGTAGAACTGCCCCACTTAAAGTAATTATCGTGCGTGGCAATAGTTCTCCAATTATAACAGCATAAACCAAAACAAAAATAATACTTGCAATTATTGCATAGTTTGACATATTTGCCTCCATATACTAGTCGCAAATAAGTAATAATGGCTTTGGTAAAAAGGCGATAAGAATTTTAAGTGTCGGGTCTAATGAAAATGTTTTGAATATTGTTCTCATCTTATAAGTTGGTCTTGGGCTGCCTCTTGAACCAATGATTATATCGTTAAACTCTGATCTTTTCAGTATAGAATTTATTTCACTTTCTTCTGAAAATTCTATTTTAGGTGTAATATTATATGTCTTTAAGATGTCTTTTGCCTTTTCAGCAATGCGATCTTTTGGCTCGCGAAGAATAAGAACCTCAACCTCAGATTTCCAATAAGAAGCAAGTTTACCTGTTTCTTCTGTTGCAATTTCAGAATATTTACTTCCAGAAGTTGGATGTAAAATTTTTTCAGGCTTTTTTAATTCAAGATTTTCGCTTAAAAGCAGAACAGGTATGCGAGAGTTAACAAGAAGATTGTAAGTAGTTGACCCAATTTTAATTTTATTAACACTTTTCCCAGCATGGGTCTCAAGAACAATTAAATCTACTGATTTTCTCTTAGCATAACTTAACAGAACAGATACAGGATCACCTACAAGAATCTCAGACTGAAATTTAGCATTTTTACTTTCAAGGAAAAGTTCAATTTTATTTAGAGATTCTTCACTTAAATTTTTCATTTCATTTAAAACGGTTTTCGAATAATAATTTGCAAAATAACCAAGATTTATAACACTAAGAAGGTAAAGCGTT
Protein-coding regions in this window:
- a CDS encoding DUF362 domain-containing protein, whose protein sequence is MSLVKVVEVNSYKKEIIENGLLELLNFTDLKTLKINTVSVVFDFPPPDASVLLALNNILKDNGVNKVIFGASNFNSDAFQEIYKKLLDHGIELHNFRDEPYIEFEIGNITKQNDHIRGYPLLYPEKAKEEKVLSRVNLGKPRTFKKVLLPYNIAESDYVIPVIKLKDSPISKIGGFVNALLYFIPTNLRSNVFIKALSGQFEDSLLDIFSAFKSKVLFGIVDGIQGELTGSELDKFNVLMASSDLLSLDAVISVIIGFRSSEITTNKLGSLYDLGDGLLKDIVIDGVDFEKIRKELVNRLKFSNAFKKNRVPKIVKNDDTISSIETLCPTGAIYKDKSGYSIDKFKCIKCNFCVEIAQKYFNF
- a CDS encoding anion permease, which encodes MSNYAIIASIIFVLVYAVIIGELLPRTIITLSGAVLLFILGIVKETQVVSLVNWDAMGLILGMFIIVHVLVKGGFFDFVSTYIVKMTRGNPFLIFFSLSFFTGILAAFMDSISVMLFMATLSISISEKLDTDPVPFVLSQITASNLGGSSTLMGDPPNIIIGTGLGISLAQFLANLTPLVFLLLILNGFLFTFVNMSRLKKAKVLDAEYINNLEPSKQIKDYYMFLTGIIVFALVVVLLFTHNKFGIPVGNVGIIGAALLLFLNGHRVEDIWENIDWEVLIFFITLFVIVGSLEVTGVIHILAGAVIKFTKGSIILTKVVLLFSSSFLSAFIDNVPFAASMVPLIKSLASKVSLSVVSMALITAFGTDVGGSMTPIGASANVVGLSILKSAGIEVTWKDYITKVAPITIVELILAGIFFLVFYH
- a CDS encoding universal stress protein: MEEKILILIDNSKIMEKVVEYVHTLFEDATLYLLSVINLGYFANYYSKTVLNEMKNLSEESLNKIELFLESKNAKFQSEILVGDPVSVLLSYAKRKSVDLIVLETHAGKSVNKIKIGSTTYNLLVNSRIPVLLLSENLELKKPEKILHPTSGSKYSEIATEETGKLASYWKSEVEVLILREPKDRIAEKAKDILKTYNITPKIEFSEESEINSILKRSEFNDIIIGSRGSPRPTYKMRTIFKTFSLDPTLKILIAFLPKPLLLICD